A part of Terriglobus roseus genomic DNA contains:
- a CDS encoding M13 family metallopeptidase: MRFLTVAPFVLFAASVSAQNLTSQPAPTGAQKPLVPLETLPYSPVLNLTSLDRSVNPCDDFYKFACGGWQKNNPIPADQSAWSVYGKLTYENQQFLWGILRDAAAMKDRDATQQKIGDYFAACTDEPAIDKRGFDPVKPALARIADYKSREALLKDLPAFAVDVDGSFFFNAGSTQDPQNANNVIAGEDAGGLGLPDRDYYLKTDPKSVEIRQKYVAYIEKLFTMSGESAAHAKTDADAVMKLETALATASLSRVDRRDPYKIFHRLTLADLQKQVPAVDWAHFYQLAGAQSFTTLNISQPDFNKALQQQLTTAPLDTLKAYLRFHALTSAAPQMSKPWREAQFDFFSHYLRGTPTMSPRWRTCTRQVDDYMGEALGQEFVRRTFSADTRAKTQLMTNLIEDSMKQEIEHLDWMSPATKAEALKKLKTIRNKIGYPDHWRDYSKLTVTRNDYFADYHNAVMFESERDFGKIGKPVDRNEWMMSPPTVNAYYDPQMNDINFPAGVLQPPLYEAKADDAPNYGNTGSTIGHELTHGFDDQGRQFDAEGNLRDWWTKEDAKGFEDRINCLRDQFATYTVVDDIHINSKLTSGEDVADLGGTLIAYMAWKKATEAERLMPVDGFTPDQRFFVGFAQWACESQRPEQLRMNALTNEHSPGYARINGIVVNMPEFANAFQCAKTAPMVKANVCKVW; the protein is encoded by the coding sequence ATGCGCTTTCTGACCGTTGCGCCGTTTGTACTGTTTGCCGCGAGTGTCTCCGCACAAAATCTGACCTCGCAACCTGCACCCACCGGCGCACAGAAGCCATTGGTCCCGCTGGAGACATTGCCGTACTCACCAGTGCTGAACCTCACCAGCCTGGACCGCAGCGTGAATCCCTGCGACGACTTTTACAAATTTGCATGTGGCGGCTGGCAAAAGAACAATCCCATCCCCGCCGACCAGTCAGCATGGAGCGTCTACGGCAAACTGACCTACGAGAACCAGCAGTTTCTATGGGGCATCCTGCGCGATGCCGCGGCCATGAAAGATCGAGATGCCACCCAGCAGAAGATTGGCGATTACTTCGCAGCCTGCACCGACGAACCTGCAATCGATAAGCGTGGCTTCGATCCGGTCAAGCCCGCACTCGCACGTATTGCGGATTACAAATCGCGCGAAGCTCTGTTGAAAGACCTGCCTGCCTTCGCAGTCGACGTGGATGGTTCTTTCTTCTTTAACGCCGGCTCCACGCAGGACCCGCAAAACGCAAACAACGTTATCGCCGGTGAAGACGCAGGCGGACTCGGCCTGCCCGACCGCGACTACTACCTGAAGACCGACCCGAAGAGCGTAGAGATTCGGCAGAAGTACGTCGCCTACATCGAAAAACTATTCACCATGAGCGGCGAGTCCGCAGCACACGCAAAGACCGATGCAGACGCGGTGATGAAACTCGAGACCGCGCTGGCAACAGCGTCGCTTTCGCGCGTCGATCGCCGCGATCCATACAAGATTTTTCATCGCCTCACGCTCGCCGACCTGCAGAAGCAAGTGCCTGCAGTCGATTGGGCACACTTCTATCAACTCGCCGGAGCGCAGAGCTTCACCACGCTGAACATCTCGCAGCCAGACTTCAACAAGGCACTGCAGCAACAACTGACAACAGCACCGCTCGATACGCTCAAAGCGTATCTACGCTTCCACGCTCTCACCTCAGCCGCACCGCAGATGAGCAAGCCATGGCGTGAAGCCCAGTTCGACTTCTTCAGCCACTACTTGCGCGGCACCCCAACAATGTCTCCCCGCTGGCGCACATGCACCCGCCAGGTGGATGACTACATGGGTGAAGCGCTCGGACAGGAGTTTGTCCGCCGCACCTTCTCTGCAGACACACGCGCCAAGACGCAGTTGATGACCAATCTCATTGAAGATTCCATGAAGCAGGAGATTGAACACCTCGACTGGATGAGCCCTGCAACGAAGGCTGAAGCACTGAAGAAGCTGAAGACCATTCGCAACAAGATTGGCTACCCCGATCACTGGCGCGACTATTCGAAGCTGACCGTCACGCGCAACGATTACTTCGCCGATTATCACAACGCGGTGATGTTCGAAAGTGAGCGCGACTTCGGCAAGATCGGCAAGCCCGTCGATCGCAATGAATGGATGATGTCACCACCAACGGTGAACGCTTACTACGATCCGCAGATGAATGACATCAACTTCCCTGCGGGTGTTCTGCAGCCACCGCTCTATGAGGCAAAGGCCGACGACGCACCGAACTACGGCAACACCGGCTCTACGATTGGCCATGAACTAACGCATGGTTTCGACGACCAGGGACGCCAGTTCGATGCCGAAGGCAACCTGCGCGACTGGTGGACGAAGGAAGATGCAAAGGGGTTTGAAGACCGCATCAACTGTCTGCGCGATCAGTTCGCCACATACACCGTGGTGGATGACATTCATATCAACAGCAAGCTGACCAGTGGTGAAGATGTAGCCGACCTCGGCGGCACATTGATTGCTTACATGGCATGGAAGAAAGCAACCGAAGCTGAACGACTCATGCCTGTTGATGGCTTCACACCAGACCAACGCTTCTTCGTAGGATTCGCACAGTGGGCATGTGAGAGCCAGCGACCCGAACAACTTCGCATGAACGCACTCACCAACGAACATTCGCCCGGCTATGCACGCATCAATGGCATTGTGGTGAACATGCCGGAATTTGCGAATGCATTTCAATGTGCAAAGACTGCGCCCATGGTGAAGGCCAACGTTTGCAAGGTTTGGTAA
- a CDS encoding YdeI/OmpD-associated family protein has protein sequence MATAKKSSAKTMSAESFDRRIDAQIAKAPDYAKPILEHLRQMVHKAVPEVVEDVKWSRPFFTVNGENLCFMAAFKNYCGFGFWSPKMPEYLESQGMPKVEGAGSIGQIASVKDLPKDLPKYVKYAAELIRKGEAGSAMEGRTRKGTRQEIEMPDAFAVLLKKSKSAKTYFETLPPSCKREYLEWITTAKKEETREKRMGETIAMLEAGRRFNDKYRSC, from the coding sequence ATGGCAACGGCGAAGAAGTCTTCCGCGAAAACAATGTCTGCAGAGAGCTTTGATCGGCGTATCGATGCGCAGATCGCAAAGGCACCCGACTATGCGAAACCCATCCTGGAACATTTGCGACAGATGGTTCACAAGGCTGTTCCGGAGGTCGTGGAGGATGTGAAGTGGAGTCGTCCGTTCTTCACGGTGAACGGTGAAAACCTATGCTTTATGGCGGCGTTCAAGAACTACTGTGGATTTGGTTTCTGGTCGCCAAAGATGCCGGAGTATCTGGAATCGCAGGGGATGCCGAAGGTGGAAGGCGCGGGAAGCATCGGCCAGATTGCTTCTGTGAAAGATCTGCCGAAGGACCTGCCGAAGTATGTGAAGTATGCGGCTGAGTTGATTCGGAAAGGCGAAGCCGGTTCTGCAATGGAAGGCCGCACACGCAAGGGCACACGCCAGGAGATTGAAATGCCGGATGCCTTCGCCGTTCTGCTGAAGAAGTCAAAGAGCGCAAAGACGTATTTCGAAACGCTGCCGCCGAGCTGCAAGCGCGAATATCTGGAATGGATCACGACGGCGAAGAAAGAAGAGACGCGCGAGAAGCGCATGGGCGAAACCATTGCGATGTTGGAAGCGGGGCGTCGTTTCAACGACAAGTATCGTTCGTGCTGA
- a CDS encoding alpha/beta hydrolase family protein produces MLGKWYADWMIRWETALTTRDTNRVVRPLEWGFDWLADFSELAAESHRLDMAGQLTTLDALDRMMRVNEEIVARNAEFYGYAVPTDFQLEHRHPELFPTNVRPETLAQDQQLKDDAASGKLDKAEFLRFTSPVHSKYPENDAVNARWYPEPAHKDPKRKKQAIVVMPQWNADAFSHNALCAIFNKFGIAGLRLSKPYHDIRRPAELERSDYAVSSNIGRTIAACRQAVVDIRACVDWLQAQGYEQFGVLGTSLGSCYSFMAAAFDPRIQVCAFNHASTWFGDVVWTGQSTRHIRAAFEREGLTQEQVRAIFTSISPMSVMDRFAAEKTRQTLVIYAPWDLTFLREFSLDVLSNFRKRGVNFVSRVLPCGHYTTGETPYKYIDGWYMGSFIHKAYKQMRERAV; encoded by the coding sequence ATGCTTGGAAAGTGGTATGCGGACTGGATGATCCGCTGGGAGACTGCGCTGACCACCCGCGATACGAATCGCGTGGTGCGGCCGCTGGAGTGGGGTTTTGACTGGCTTGCGGATTTCAGCGAGCTGGCCGCGGAGTCGCATCGGCTGGACATGGCCGGGCAGTTGACCACGCTGGATGCGTTGGACCGCATGATGCGCGTGAATGAAGAGATTGTCGCGCGCAATGCGGAGTTCTACGGCTATGCCGTGCCGACGGATTTTCAGTTGGAGCATCGGCATCCGGAGTTGTTTCCGACGAATGTGCGACCGGAGACGCTGGCGCAGGATCAGCAACTGAAGGATGACGCTGCGAGCGGCAAGTTAGATAAAGCGGAGTTTCTGCGATTCACGTCGCCGGTGCATTCGAAGTATCCCGAGAACGATGCGGTGAATGCGCGGTGGTACCCTGAGCCTGCACACAAAGATCCGAAACGAAAGAAGCAGGCCATTGTGGTGATGCCACAGTGGAATGCGGATGCGTTCAGCCACAACGCGTTGTGTGCCATCTTCAACAAGTTCGGTATCGCGGGGCTGCGGTTGTCGAAGCCGTATCACGATATCCGTCGGCCTGCGGAGTTGGAACGTAGCGACTATGCGGTGAGCAGCAACATTGGTCGTACGATTGCCGCGTGCCGACAGGCTGTGGTGGATATTCGCGCTTGCGTGGATTGGCTGCAGGCGCAGGGCTATGAGCAGTTCGGTGTGTTGGGCACATCGCTTGGCTCCTGCTACAGCTTCATGGCTGCGGCGTTTGATCCGCGTATTCAGGTGTGCGCGTTCAATCATGCGTCGACTTGGTTTGGCGATGTGGTTTGGACAGGGCAGAGCACGCGGCATATTCGTGCAGCGTTTGAACGCGAGGGGCTGACGCAGGAACAGGTGCGCGCCATCTTTACGTCAATCAGCCCGATGAGTGTGATGGATCGCTTTGCTGCGGAGAAGACGCGACAGACGCTGGTGATTTATGCACCGTGGGATCTCACATTCTTGCGCGAGTTTTCGCTGGATGTGCTCAGCAACTTCCGTAAGCGTGGTGTGAACTTTGTCAGCCGCGTGTTGCCGTGCGGGCATTACACCACGGGCGAAACGCCGTACAAGTACATCGATGGCTGGTACATGGGGTCGTTCATTCACAAGGCGTATAAGCAGATGCGGGAGCGTGCAGTTTGA
- a CDS encoding c-type cytochrome has product MKRLLLMSVVCSALMGCKTVPPPKPLTQLTPQEHAGYVAYQQNCAQCHYDRDTGSLHGPSLLGVYKKPYLQSGAPANDERITWTIQHGRGMMPPLGGQVSPDDIASILAYLKTL; this is encoded by the coding sequence TTGAAGCGACTGTTGCTGATGTCGGTGGTGTGCTCGGCGTTGATGGGCTGCAAGACTGTACCGCCGCCGAAGCCTCTGACTCAACTCACACCGCAGGAACATGCGGGCTATGTCGCTTATCAACAGAATTGCGCGCAGTGTCATTACGATCGGGATACGGGATCGCTGCATGGGCCTTCGCTGTTGGGCGTGTACAAGAAGCCGTATTTGCAGAGTGGTGCGCCCGCGAACGATGAACGCATTACGTGGACCATTCAGCATGGGCGTGGCATGATGCCACCGCTGGGTGGGCAGGTTTCGCCGGACGATATTGCGTCGATCCTGGCTTACCTGAAGACGCTGTAA
- a CDS encoding tetratricopeptide repeat protein, translating into MVRSILIPLLFAPYLLWAQQAVPPAAETPLTPAVLTTTDKPADTASTLPPTEGLADTLAVRGRYLAAIHVYEQLQPTAVILNKMGIACEHMFMWDRARASFEDSIKLNPKYAEAYNNLGTLSHSQGDLARAEKMYRKSLKLKPNDPNTMQNLGTLYYAKRNFRKGDAEYRKALAIDPGILERSANRGIPANSKVQSASEIHYHLAATYAQAGSQKMALDYLRKAILEGFRDRNRLMHDKEFADMRTSDAFLAMVEDMQKN; encoded by the coding sequence ATGGTTCGCTCCATTCTCATTCCGCTACTCTTCGCGCCGTATCTGCTCTGGGCCCAGCAGGCTGTTCCTCCTGCCGCAGAAACGCCTCTCACTCCGGCGGTCCTCACGACAACAGACAAACCCGCCGACACAGCTTCCACTCTGCCCCCCACGGAAGGTCTGGCAGACACACTCGCCGTTCGCGGACGCTATCTCGCCGCAATCCACGTCTACGAGCAGCTTCAGCCCACCGCAGTCATCCTGAACAAGATGGGCATTGCCTGCGAACACATGTTCATGTGGGACCGTGCGCGCGCCAGCTTTGAAGACTCCATCAAACTCAATCCGAAATACGCCGAGGCATACAACAACCTAGGAACGCTGTCGCACAGCCAGGGCGATCTTGCGCGTGCAGAGAAGATGTATCGCAAATCGCTGAAGCTGAAGCCAAACGATCCCAACACCATGCAGAACCTGGGCACGCTCTATTACGCGAAGCGCAACTTCCGCAAAGGCGACGCCGAGTATCGCAAAGCTCTCGCAATTGACCCCGGCATCCTGGAACGCAGCGCCAACCGCGGCATTCCAGCCAATTCAAAGGTGCAGAGCGCCAGTGAAATCCACTATCACCTGGCGGCCACGTACGCGCAGGCAGGCAGCCAGAAGATGGCCCTCGACTACCTTCGCAAAGCCATCCTGGAAGGCTTCCGCGATCGCAACCGGCTCATGCACGACAAGGAATTCGCCGACATGAGAACCAGCGACGCCTTCCTGGCAATGGTCGAAGATATGCAGAAGAATTAG
- a CDS encoding carboxylesterase/lipase family protein, which yields MSTVWTRRQMLQYTGITAAGAAFRPVLAQTSGNRPQVKTKLGTVAGEETNGIRRFLGIPFAQPPIGTLRFRAPQPAKPWSGILDATKFSASAMQPSHPNQNEDCLYLNIFTPTKIEGPLPVFVWIHGGGFTGGSPVDVDGTVFARDGVIMVTVAYRLGVFGFLDWSPLLGADYADSANNGLRDLVMSLRWIHENIAAFGGDPTRVTIGGQSAGAKLTAFLLAVDEARPYFSAAISESGGGERILDTAGAHRVTEAFASQLTDRSHAAILALSSQQLITLQERMIQAAPGNFPLRVQGGGQLLPHRAIPAIAAGTSRGKRLLIGTCRDESAFYLGEHAAEPITQKRLGNSTEAQFQAVLAKYAAIYPQMSTADLNIRALTAEEYWVPSIRVAEAHKKGGGGATYFYRLDETAATGPHKGTSYHAYDIGYVFEHLATDEPPAAQTLSKEMHTAWVNFIKGNAPAATGLPTWPQWDAKQRATMLFNATSQVKQQPAEAELRLWDGFSFS from the coding sequence ATGAGCACAGTGTGGACGCGTCGGCAGATGTTGCAATACACAGGGATAACCGCGGCAGGCGCAGCTTTCCGCCCCGTTCTCGCACAGACATCTGGCAATCGTCCACAGGTGAAGACAAAGCTCGGCACGGTGGCTGGCGAAGAAACCAACGGCATCCGACGCTTCCTCGGCATCCCCTTCGCCCAGCCGCCCATCGGCACACTGCGTTTCCGCGCACCCCAACCCGCAAAACCGTGGAGCGGCATTCTTGACGCTACAAAGTTCTCCGCTAGCGCTATGCAGCCCAGCCACCCCAACCAAAACGAAGACTGCCTGTACCTAAACATCTTCACACCAACAAAAATCGAAGGCCCTCTTCCCGTCTTTGTCTGGATTCACGGCGGCGGATTTACCGGCGGCAGTCCGGTAGACGTGGACGGCACGGTCTTCGCGCGTGACGGCGTCATCATGGTCACGGTTGCATATCGCCTGGGCGTCTTCGGCTTCCTCGACTGGTCGCCCTTGCTCGGCGCGGACTATGCGGATAGTGCAAACAATGGCCTGCGCGATCTCGTGATGTCGCTGCGATGGATACATGAAAACATCGCTGCCTTCGGTGGCGATCCCACACGCGTCACCATCGGCGGACAATCCGCAGGTGCAAAGCTGACAGCATTCCTGCTGGCTGTAGACGAAGCGCGCCCGTACTTCTCCGCAGCAATCTCCGAGAGTGGTGGTGGTGAACGCATTCTCGATACCGCAGGCGCCCATCGCGTCACAGAAGCGTTCGCATCGCAGCTGACAGACCGCAGCCACGCTGCGATTCTTGCGTTGTCCTCGCAACAACTCATCACACTGCAGGAACGCATGATCCAGGCCGCGCCAGGCAACTTTCCTCTGCGCGTACAAGGCGGAGGCCAACTGCTACCGCATCGCGCCATACCCGCCATCGCGGCAGGTACCTCACGCGGCAAACGCCTGCTCATCGGCACCTGCCGCGATGAAAGCGCCTTCTATCTCGGCGAACACGCAGCAGAGCCCATCACGCAGAAACGCCTCGGCAATTCCACCGAAGCACAATTCCAGGCTGTCCTTGCAAAATACGCAGCAATCTATCCGCAGATGTCCACTGCAGACCTCAACATCCGGGCGCTCACCGCAGAAGAGTATTGGGTGCCCAGCATCCGCGTAGCAGAAGCCCACAAGAAAGGCGGCGGTGGGGCAACCTACTTCTATCGTCTCGACGAGACCGCAGCCACCGGCCCGCACAAAGGCACCAGCTATCACGCGTACGACATTGGCTACGTCTTTGAACATCTCGCCACAGACGAACCACCTGCAGCGCAGACACTCTCCAAAGAAATGCACACGGCATGGGTGAACTTCATTAAGGGCAACGCTCCCGCCGCAACCGGCCTGCCCACATGGCCGCAGTGGGATGCAAAGCAGCGCGCCACCATGCTCTTCAACGCAACAAGCCAGGTGAAGCAACAACCCGCAGAAGCAGAACTGCGTCTGTGGGATGGCTTCTCCTTTTCATAA